The Veillonellales bacterium genome includes the window ATGACAATCTGTCTGTTTGTGGTGCTCAAAAATAGACAGAAAAGACAGGGAGGCCATTATTTCTCAATCTCTCTGTCTTTTCCGTTGTTTCTTTGTCGTTTTGTTTTCTTAACTTAATGACATTGCCCGGAGGGACGCCTTTTTTGCCGAAATACTGAATTAGAATTTAACGCTGGCAGTAGCGCGAACGTTAGTGCCGTGATCCTTGATATCCTGGTATAGAACATTGAGGTTGGTATTTTTGTTCAGCGCTTTGTTGTATTCGTATTCCATGCCTTTTGCTTCCTGACCGCCGGCGGAGATTGCATAGAAGTCGTTTACGCCGATTTTCAGGTTTGCCGAGGAATCGTAAGGCAGAGCGCCTGCTTTTACGTCTTTATACGCTACGCTTAAACCGGTATTGCCGAGAGTTGCTTTCACTTGGTAAGCATCGGCTTTGGCATCAATGTTTTTAGCGTATTCAGCATCCATTTTCACACCGGGAACCAGGGTGAAGGAGGTGCTGGCAGCAGCGTACTCCGTGCTGTCCTGGTTCAGATAGGCAAAAGTAAGCGGAGCGCCGACTATATTCAGTTTGTATTGTGCGCCGTAAGAATTTTCCATGGTGTTGCTGCTATCGACAATTTCTTTACCGCCAAAAGCAAGGAAGTTGCCTTCTTTAACGGATACGCCGTTAAGGACAGCGGTAGTGCCGGCACCAGCCAGCATGCCCTGGCCAAGATCATAGTCCTGACGGCCGATTTTGCCATCGAAGCCCAACGCTTTAAAGTTCACATAGGCGTTTTCTACGATAGGGCTGGTTGCAACGCTGGAGGATGCGGAAGGATTGGTGTTGCCGGAGTTGAAGCGAGCGTACAGGCTCATGTCGTTGTTGATTTTTGCTGTAGCGCCGAGACGTACGCGGTAGTCCGTTTTGTCGGCAATGTCGCCATCTTCACCGTTGATGTAGCGAACACGGGCGTCGCCGGAGAATTTCACCATGTTGTCTACTTGATTTTGCAGTCCTTCCACTTTTACACCCATGGTGTTCAGCTCGGTAGCAAATTCTTTGGACAGTTTGTCAACGGTAGCTTTTTGATCGGCATTGAGGCTCTTGTTCATGGCTTTGGCAACGATTTGGGCCATTTCGTAACGGGTCATGGTTTTGTCGCCGCGGAAGGTGCCGTCGCTGTAACCGTCGACGATACCGGCTTGAGCCAATTTGTTGACAGCATCATAAGCCCAGTTGTTTGCCGGTACATCGGCAAAGGGATTGGCGAAGGCCGGTACTGCGAAGGCTACTGTCAGTGCAGTAGTGATCGCCGCTTTTAAGAGTTTCTTTTTCACTTGAAATCCCCCTAAATAATTTTTTGTGCGCGGGTGTTACCACCGGCATATCGGCTGCTATCCGCCAGGGGGACCGAACGATGAGTATCCACGTTTCCTCAACTTCTATCCCGTCCAGCAGAAATTCGCTTTTATGCACCTGCCGCTTTCGCAGGTTCTTGTTTACATAATTCTATACGCCTGCCTGGATTCCTGCTTGCCATTGCTGTGTAATTATTGGCAATTTCTCCTGTCTGCCGTAAAAGAAAATGTTTGTCATTGCGAGGAGGTACGACGAAGCAATCTCGGCGCTGGCGTTTCTTCCTTGATAATGACAGAAGGAACTGCTATGATTCGTGCAAGCTGCCTCATCATGCTGCAAATGGCTTGGTTACTTTGGAACGACCAGTCAGTCATATTGTTTCAAAAAAATTATGCATTTTACATAATAATTTTGATATATGTCAGATTCGCGATAAAAAAAAAGAATCCTGCATTTTCAGCGGGATTCCCGACCGGTAATTTATGTTAAGCGGGGAGGGCTGTTGGCGATTGGCTGTTAGCTTTTGGCTTTTGGCTTTTGGATCATGGATCATGTCATGGATCATGGCCCATAGCCAAAAGCCCATGCCCCCCGCCTTATTCCACTATATTGCGAACCTGGATCGTAATCTTCAGGGGACCGGCGGCGTAGGTGTCATTTTTGGCGACAGCGGTAAGCTGTACTTTGCCGCTGCAGCGTTTCACCTGATTGATGGTGTCATATAACTGGGCACCGCCCATTTCGCCTACAGTTCCCTGGAGAGGATCGGGCAGGATGCCTTGTTTGACTGCCGCTGCATTTACCTTTTGCAGAAACGACAAAACAATTTCTTCGGCTTTCCCCTGATCACTGCCGGTAACGAAGACGGCGGAATCAACGACCATCCCCTGGGAATAGATAAGGTGATTGGGGAACAGTTCAATCTGTCCGATAACCGGTTCGCCGTAGACGATATTACCGGCTGCGGATATACGGACGACGACTCCTTCGGAAGCCGAGTCCAGGATGGCAACCGCCTGATCAAAATCATTTTTTGAAATCCAGAGGATTTCCAGATCTTTATCGGTGACATCCAGCCTGTCTAATAAACTCTGATTGGTCCGGTATATAATACTCGTCAAAGCTTTCTCCGCCTGATTGTCTTTTTCCTGTTGGGAAAGGACGCTGGTAGAGAGCACTTCTCCCGCCCGGAAAGCGATGGCGCCTTCTC containing:
- a CDS encoding S-layer homology domain-containing protein, translated to MKKKLLKAAITTALTVAFAVPAFANPFADVPANNWAYDAVNKLAQAGIVDGYSDGTFRGDKTMTRYEMAQIVAKAMNKSLNADQKATVDKLSKEFATELNTMGVKVEGLQNQVDNMVKFSGDARVRYINGEDGDIADKTDYRVRLGATAKINNDMSLYARFNSGNTNPSASSSVATSPIVENAYVNFKALGFDGKIGRQDYDLGQGMLAGAGTTAVLNGVSVKEGNFLAFGGKEIVDSSNTMENSYGAQYKLNIVGAPLTFAYLNQDSTEYAAASTSFTLVPGVKMDAEYAKNIDAKADAYQVKATLGNTGLSVAYKDVKAGALPYDSSANLKIGVNDFYAISAGGQEAKGMEYEYNKALNKNTNLNVLYQDIKDHGTNVRATASVKF